Genomic DNA from Pelosinus sp. UFO1:
TGCCTGACGTCGTAAGGCATATGGATCTTGAGATCCTGTTGGTATTAAGCCACGACTAAAGGTTGCTACAATATTATCAAGCTTATCGGCAATACTAATAACTCGTCCCGCAACACTCTCTGGTAATACATCGCCAGCAAAACGTGGTAAATAATGTTCAAATATAGCCTGAGCCACTTCTGGTTGCTCTTTATTTAATAACGCATATTCTCGTCCCATGGTACCTTGTAATTCAGTAAACTCACAAACCATACCCGTAACAAGATCCGTCTTTGCTAAGGTAGCACCTCTTTCAATTATAGGATGCAAATCATCAGTAGCCCCAACTGATTCGGCAATGTTAATTGAAAGCTCCTTAACACGTATTGTTTTATCATAGATTGTGCCCAAGCCTTCTTGAAAAACAATCGTCTTTAGTTTGTCTAAGCGATCAATTAATTTAACTTTCTTGTCTTCTTCAAAAAAGAACTGAGCATCAGACAACCTCGCTTTAAGCACCCTCTCATTACCATGACGAACAATATCAATATGTTCAGATCCACCATTACGAACAGTAATAAATACAGGTAGAAGTTTCCCTTCTTTAGAAATTACAGGGAAATAACGTTGATGCTCACGCATAGGAGTAATTACAGCCTCTGGAGGCAGCGATAAATACTTATCTTCAAATTGTCCGTACAGGGCTGTAGGATATTCTACAAGATATACTACTTCTTCTAACAAATCTTCATCTATCGCAGCAGTACCGCCTTGATTAAGAGCAATTTTTTCAACTTGTTCACGAATCACCTTACGACGTACATCTTGATCAACCATAACATAGTTTTTATGTAATGCATCAAAATAATCATCAACAGAATTAATGACTATTTCACCAATACTTAAGAATCGATGCCCACGAGTAACATTACTTGTGGATACTTCTGCAACGGTAAAAGGAATAACCTCATTACCAAAAAGTGCCACCATCCACCGAATAGGACGAACAAATTTCTTATCTAGATTAGCCCAACGCATATTTTTAGGGAAATTAAGACTATCAATAATACTAGTTAACATAGCCGGCAGTAACTCTTTTACCGGTTTGCCTACTTCATGCACCATAGCATAAACATATCCATCTTTTACAACTAATTGAGCTGCATCTACCCCTTGCCCACGTGCAAACCCTTGAGCTGCTTTTGTAGGAGCACCATTATTATCAAAGGCGATTTTTAGAGAAGGACCTTTGTTTTCACTATTTTTATCAGCCTGTTCCTCCACCATATTACGTATAATTAAGGCCATGCGGCGAGGTGTACCGACAACTTTAATTTCACCATACCCAATTCTGAGTTCATCTAATTTACTTTTAGTAACACTTTCTAATTGACGTAAAGCCCCTGGCATAAACCTGGCAGGAATTTCTTCTGTACCAATTTCGAATAATAAATCTTTTGTCATAATTATTTAACCTCCTTGAGCAACGGAAAACCTAATTTTTCACGCTGTTCTAGATAACCTTGTGCACAGAGCCTCGCCATATTACGTACCCGTCCAATAAAACCTGTACGTTCGCTAACACTAATAGCACCACGCGCATCCAATAAATTAAAAGTATGAGAGCATTTTAATACATAATCATAAGCTGGCAGTACAAACCCAGATTCAATAATACGAATGGCTTCTTTTTCATACATATCAAAAAGCTGGAATAATAAGTTAACATCGGCTATTTCAAAGTTATAGTGTGATTGCTCTACTTCATTACGGTGAAATACATCACCATAAGTAACACCATTTACCCATTCTAATTCATACACGTTTTCTTTCCCTTGTATATACATAGCCAAGCGCTCCAAGCCATAGGTAATTTCTACGGATACAGGTTTAACATCGATACTACCGACTTGTTGAAAATAAGTGAACTGAGTGATTTCCATACCATCAAGCCATACTTCCCAGCCAAGTCCCCATGCTCCAAGAGTTGGTGATTCCCAGTTATCTTCTACAAAACGAATATCATGTTGGCTAGGATCAATACCCAAACGAACTAAACTCTCTAAATACAATTCTTGAATGTTAGCTGGCGAGGGTTTCATAATAACCTGATATTGATGATGTTGCAGTAAACGATTAGGATTTTCCCCATAGCGGCCATCAGCAGGGCGACGTGATGGCTCCACATACGCTACATTCCAAGGCTCAGGTCCTAAAGCCCTAAGGAAAGTAGCTGGGTTCATGGTGCCTGCCCCCTTCTCCACGTCATAAGGTTGCATTAAAATGCAATTTTGTTCAGCCCAGAAGTTCTGAAGTGTTAGAATCATCTCTTGAAAAGTCAATTATAATAGCCTCCCTCAATATTAAATAAAATAAAAACCCCTTCATCCACAGTAACATATCGTTACAGGGACGAGAGGTTTAATCCCGCGGTTCCACCCTGATTGACCATATAATATATGATCCACCTTATACTATAGCAAGCTTTACTCTCCTAAAAAGGATCTATTAATCCAATTTTAGAATTTCCTCTTGCAGCTTGGGAATGCCCTTCACCTTTTAAATCGCTAGGCTTGCACCCTCCCTAGCTCGCTATAATTATAGGCTACTGTTTTCCCGCATTGCCGTAATTTAGTTAAAATCATAACAAACCTGACTTTATTTGTCAATGCTTATAGCAGCTAAATTCCACTATCATTGTGATGATTTTGCTTTTGCTCATTCACACGTTTATCATCATCTGAGACTTCTGTCTCAGTTGTACTGCCGTCATTACGAACTACTTCAATACTGCAACGCTTAAACATTGCTACTAATACACCAAGTGCAGCAATCTGTGGCAATACTACAGCTCCAATCGCCCCCAATGCTACGGGAATCTCCACAACAGTACGCCCCTCACTCTTGATACTGATCTTATTCACATTGCCTTCATGAAGCAATTCTTTTACCTTATCAATCACATCGCTAGAACGCACAGAAAAGTTGTCTGTCCACTTTGTATCTTTCTTATCATCAAGTTCAATTAAGGCCTCAAGTAAATTCCCTTGATTTCTTTCCAAAGCCTCTTTCGCCTCTTTGTAAGATATGCCAGTGCGCTCCCGTAGGATGTCAATGTTCTCCAATGTTATTTCTTCCATTATTATACCCTCCTATCCACATTTTTCTTATTATCTCCCATTACAATCTTAGTTATTCGGTAAACAATACCGATTGTATCTTACCATCCACATAATTTTTAACGATGCTTTACTTATGTTCCGCTTTGCATTACTCCGGACACTTGTTTTATAAAGTTCATAGACTTTAAAGGCTTGTCCAAGCAATGAGTTAAATATTCCATAAGTATTTTTTCAGTTTGCATTAAAACGGTACCACTTACAGTAAACTCAACAGGGTTTTTCCAATCAATATGTAATAAACAAGTGATAAAATTATAAATTTTATCACTCACTTCTAGAAGGTCGTTGTGATCACAAGTTGTACAAACGCAGCCCCCACTGGTTAAGCTAAAATAACCAGGCAAGGTTAATACTTGGCCACAACTAACACATTCTTTAAATTGAGGATAGTAACCCATAATAAACAATAATTGCCAAGCCCAAGCCAGTGCCACCATACGAGGATTACGTAAGCTAAGTACGATAAGCACTTCTACTAGTAAATCAAAAACTTGAGGTTCTGGTTGCCTCTCAGGACAAAGTTCTGCAACTAATTCCGCTATAAAAGTACCATATGCCATACAATTAAAATCTTCTTGCACATGTCGAAAAGAATGCTTTATTTCACACTGCTTAACAGAATCATAATTTTTCCCTGCCGCCAATCTTACATCGAGATGTGTAAATAGCTGCATTCCCCCAGCCAAAGGACTCTTGGGGCGTCTAGCCCCATTAGCAAACGCCGTAATTTTTCCATACTCACGAGAAAATAAAGTTACCATTTTATCAGCCTCGCCCCAGTCACGCGTGGCCACTAAAATGGCTTCTGTTTGATATTGTGCCATATTTCCCTCAATTACCCTACTAAGAATTAAAAATTATGTAAGGGGCGGCACATAGTAGCTCGCCCCTATCGCGATTTCAGAACTATCATATTCAATACAAGGACAATTAAAGTCCTACATTGCTATCTGGCGGTGTTTCAAGTTGATCTTTAGATTCAGTGCATGAACGATACATCAAATATGCCCCAATATGTCCGGTACTTTGGAAAACTTCCCACATTAAATCCCGTAACAACACTTGACATCATCCCTTCGCACATATTTTTATACGACCATCAAAGATTCTCGCCTAATAACCTCCCTCCTAGAATATCTAGTTCTATATATCTAAGCCTCGCTTTCTTCCTCTGGTGGAAGAGGTAAAGCTTTAACCCTAACAACACGAAAGCCAGTTACCTGCAGTACACTGAAGCTATATTCGCCAATATTTACTTCATCACCAATCTCTGGGCGGCGCCCTAATAAACCAAATATATAACCGCCAATTGTGTCTTCTTCATGATCATCTAAATGTATATCTAATAATTCAGCCACGTCGTCAAACAGAACCCGGCCATCAAACTCATACGTATTATCAGGCAAACGTTGAATTTCTGGTTGAATAATGTCATCATGTTCATCCTGAATGTCACCAACAATCTCTTCGATGACATCTTCTAATGCAACTAATCCAGCTGTACCACCATATTCATCTACTACTACCGCTAGGTGGATTCGTTTGCGACGCATCATTTGTAGTAACTTAGCAACGGACATTCCCTCAGGAATAACTAGTATTTCCCTCATAATCGTCTTTAAATCTTTTTCTTCCGCATTACACAAATCAAAGTCCATTAAATCCCGCAGATGAATCATACCTACAATATGGTCTTTATCCTCAAAACATAAAGGAAAACGAGTATGGTGTGCTTCGCGTACCACCTTTAGATTTTCCTCATAAGAATCGTCTGCAAACAAACAAACCATATCCTGACGTGGTACCATAACCTCACGGGCTAAGCGATCCGCAAAATCAAACACATTATCAATGAGTTCACTTTCCATTTGATTTAGTATTCCACCCCGATGACTTGCACTAACAATCATTCTTAACTCTTCTTCTGAATGAGCTAATTCAGTTTCATTGGGGGCTTGCATTCCCATAACGGCTAACAAAGCTTTTGCCGCGCGGTTAAACAGTATAATAATGGGATAGCCCATTTTATGAAAAACATATAAAGGCCATACACAAAACAATGCCATGTTTTCGGCTCTTTGAATTGCCATCGATTTTGGAACCAGTTCACCTACAACAATATGCAAGAAGGTAATAATGATAAATCCAATTCCAATACTAATGGTACTTAATAACCAAGTAGATCCTGGAAAATAATCATACAATATAGGTTCTAATAACGAAGAAATTGCTGGCTCTCCGAGCCAACCTAAGGCTAGTGATGCTAAGGTAATACCTAACTGAGTCGCCCCAAGATAAGTATCAAAAGAAGATACCACTTTAAGAGCCAACTCTGCTCGACTATTTCCTTGCTGAACTAGCTCTTCTAAACGTGTCTTACGAATCTTCACCAGAGAAAATTCTGCGAGTACAAAAAATCCATTTAATAAAACTAGTAATAAGGCTCCAAATAATTTAAATAAGTCATATAAAGGCGAATCGAAAATAGCGCATCTCTCCCCAAAATCTGTTACCGTATCAAATTCATTACTATATAACAAACAATGCCCTTAAACATGGGCCTCAAATTTCTTTAAAATTTTCTCCTATTGAGCAATAGACATTATTGTCCTTTTTATCTACCATGACTTCACTGCAAATTTATTATGTCCCAGTTTGGCATAATAAATGAAAACAACCATCCTAAAAATTTATTTTTACCCCTCTTTACAAATGATACCACCCGAAGACGCTTCGGTCAACAAAGAATGGCTATCGCTAAGCGATAGCCATTCAAAAAATTGGAATTATGTTAAGCTTTCAGGTTATTCATAACCAAAGGTACGTAAACTACCCTCTTTATTACGCCAATCTTTTTTCACTTTGACCCAAAGATCTAGGTATATTTTAGAACCTAACAAGTTTTCAATATCAGCCCTTGCCAATCGTCCCACGTCTTTTAACAGCTGCCCTTTGGCACCAATCACAATACCTTTCTGGGATTCCCTTTCCACGTAAACAACAGCCCGAATATACAAATCTTCATTGGCTCTAGTTGTTATTTCTTCTATATCTACAGCAATGGAATGGGGAATTTCGTCTCGTGTAGCATGAAGAACCTTTTCACGAATGAGCTCTGCGATGACCAAACGTTCCGGTTGATCAGTAATCATATCTTCAGGATAATATTGAGGCCCTGGCTCTAAATATTTCTTAACCTCAGTAACCAAACCATCTAAATTAGTATGCTCCATAGCGGATATTGGCACTACACCAGCAAATTTATAACAAGCAGAATATTTTTGTATGATTGGCAGTAATTTGGCCTTATCAATTTTATCAATTTTATTTACTACCAGTATAACAGGGGTCTGAATGGCATCTAGTAAATCTAATATATACTTTTCACCACCACCAATATCTTCTGTAGCATCTACAACAAAAAAGATAACATCCACTTCACGCAGTGTATTTTCTGCTGCTTTTTGCATATATTCTCCTAACTTATGTTTAGGCTTATGTATACCAGGTGTATCAATGAACAAAATCTGTGCATCATCTAATGTAAGCACACACATAATCTTATTCCGAGTGGTCTGGGGTTTATCAGACATAATAACTACTTTTTGCCCAATCAAACTATTAATTAAGGTTGATTTGCCTACATTTGGTCTACCAATAACTGAAACGAATCCTGATTTATGATCTTTCTTAACTTCCATTATTCTTGTTCTCCTGACAAATGTTTTTTTTCGAATGAATAGGGTAATAAGTCTTTTAATGTTGCAACATATTCTTCACCCTGTAAATTGCACATAATTACTTTTTCAATGCCAAATTCGGCCATTACTTGTCTACATGCACCACAAGGTGCTACAGGCTTGATCGTATCGGCAACAACGGCAATAGTCACTAATTCCGTTTCGCCTTCGGAAATAGCTTTAAATATGGCCGTCCGCTCCGCACAATTACATAATCCATAAGAAGCATTTTCAACATTACAGCCCGTATAAATTTTACCTTCTTTTGTTATTACCGCAGCACCTACCTTAAATTTGGAATAAGGCACGTAAGCATGTTCACGGCTATCTCTTGCGGCTTTTATTAGTTTTTCCATAAGCCCCCTCCTCCTAAGTCCATATTCTATAAAAGAAGAGCATATAACCAACTAGTAATGAAACGATTGCCGTAATCAGAACTGCACCAGCAGCTACATCTTTAGCAATTTTTGCCATTGGGTGAAATTCTGGGGATATCATATCTACTATTGTTTCTACCGCTGTGTTCACCATTTCAGCGACCAATACACTTGCTACCGTTATTACTAGTATAAGCAGTTCATATTTTGTTATTTTCGACCACCAAGCTAAAAAGGCTACTAAGACCATTGCTCCAAGATGAATTTTCATATTGCGCTCATGTCGAGCGCAATAGATTATACCTCTAAAAGCATTTCTAAAGGCGCATAACACATTTCCCTTTCTCATCACTACACACGAGTAATACCTAAGAAAGATAAAACATATTCCTCTTCTTGACGCATCTCTTTTTTATCATCTTCCGTCATATGATCATATCCTAGCAAATGTAGGATGCCGTGTACTGTTAAATAGGCTAGCTCACGCTCTAGGCTATGACCATATTCTTCAGCCTGGCGAGTAGCAGTTTCTAAAGAAATTATAATATCGCCCAACAAGACCTCTTCTGGTCCATCTATCATCAGAGGCTCCTCCCCCTCATTTAGGGCAAAAGATAATACATCTGTAGAACAATCCTTATCTCTATACTGGCGATTTAAAACCCGTATATATTCATCATCAGCTAACACAAGACTAACTTCAGTATGGGGCTCGATGCCATAGGCCTCAGCAGCTTTATTTAGTACTGCAATCACTATCTGCTCCATTTGAGGTGTTACTATCATCTTTTCCTGAACATTGCTTATTGCTACTTCCATTTTTTGTTTTTC
This window encodes:
- a CDS encoding DUF4342 domain-containing protein, which translates into the protein MEEITLENIDILRERTGISYKEAKEALERNQGNLLEALIELDDKKDTKWTDNFSVRSSDVIDKVKELLHEGNVNKISIKSEGRTVVEIPVALGAIGAVVLPQIAALGVLVAMFKRCSIEVVRNDGSTTETEVSDDDKRVNEQKQNHHNDSGI
- a CDS encoding YqzL family protein → MWEVFQSTGHIGAYLMYRSCTESKDQLETPPDSNVGL
- a CDS encoding cytidine deaminase, with the protein product MEKLIKAARDSREHAYVPYSKFKVGAAVITKEGKIYTGCNVENASYGLCNCAERTAIFKAISEGETELVTIAVVADTIKPVAPCGACRQVMAEFGIEKVIMCNLQGEEYVATLKDLLPYSFEKKHLSGEQE
- the era gene encoding GTPase Era produces the protein MEVKKDHKSGFVSVIGRPNVGKSTLINSLIGQKVVIMSDKPQTTRNKIMCVLTLDDAQILFIDTPGIHKPKHKLGEYMQKAAENTLREVDVIFFVVDATEDIGGGEKYILDLLDAIQTPVILVVNKIDKIDKAKLLPIIQKYSACYKFAGVVPISAMEHTNLDGLVTEVKKYLEPGPQYYPEDMITDQPERLVIAELIREKVLHATRDEIPHSIAVDIEEITTRANEDLYIRAVVYVERESQKGIVIGAKGQLLKDVGRLARADIENLLGSKIYLDLWVKVKKDWRNKEGSLRTFGYE
- the ybeY gene encoding rRNA maturation RNase YbeY, whose translation is MIVTPQMEQIVIAVLNKAAEAYGIEPHTEVSLVLADDEYIRVLNRQYRDKDCSTDVLSFALNEGEEPLMIDGPEEVLLGDIIISLETATRQAEEYGHSLERELAYLTVHGILHLLGYDHMTEDDKKEMRQEEEYVLSFLGITRV
- the glyS gene encoding glycine--tRNA ligase subunit beta encodes the protein MTKDLLFEIGTEEIPARFMPGALRQLESVTKSKLDELRIGYGEIKVVGTPRRMALIIRNMVEEQADKNSENKGPSLKIAFDNNGAPTKAAQGFARGQGVDAAQLVVKDGYVYAMVHEVGKPVKELLPAMLTSIIDSLNFPKNMRWANLDKKFVRPIRWMVALFGNEVIPFTVAEVSTSNVTRGHRFLSIGEIVINSVDDYFDALHKNYVMVDQDVRRKVIREQVEKIALNQGGTAAIDEDLLEEVVYLVEYPTALYGQFEDKYLSLPPEAVITPMREHQRYFPVISKEGKLLPVFITVRNGGSEHIDIVRHGNERVLKARLSDAQFFFEEDKKVKLIDRLDKLKTIVFQEGLGTIYDKTIRVKELSINIAESVGATDDLHPIIERGATLAKTDLVTGMVCEFTELQGTMGREYALLNKEQPEVAQAIFEHYLPRFAGDVLPESVAGRVISIADKLDNIVATFSRGLIPTGSQDPYALRRQALGIVNILIDGKYHVSLHTMLVKAMDLLSINDDKRQADLLAEIQEFFRLRIKNVLSDENIRYDLIDAVMAVGVDNIYDTWLRAKAMATDGCSSEMQKAVQAFTRVGNLAKNAPVETIEENLFMVDEERALYHAYKLACQEVCKMTEAKDYAGVIRIMINMTQPIDAFFSVVMVMVEEIDVRNNRLALLKAIMGLSTKMADLSKIVAL
- a CDS encoding hemolysin family protein — protein: MLYSNEFDTVTDFGERCAIFDSPLYDLFKLFGALLLVLLNGFFVLAEFSLVKIRKTRLEELVQQGNSRAELALKVVSSFDTYLGATQLGITLASLALGWLGEPAISSLLEPILYDYFPGSTWLLSTISIGIGFIIITFLHIVVGELVPKSMAIQRAENMALFCVWPLYVFHKMGYPIIILFNRAAKALLAVMGMQAPNETELAHSEEELRMIVSASHRGGILNQMESELIDNVFDFADRLAREVMVPRQDMVCLFADDSYEENLKVVREAHHTRFPLCFEDKDHIVGMIHLRDLMDFDLCNAEEKDLKTIMREILVIPEGMSVAKLLQMMRRKRIHLAVVVDEYGGTAGLVALEDVIEEIVGDIQDEHDDIIQPEIQRLPDNTYEFDGRVLFDDVAELLDIHLDDHEEDTIGGYIFGLLGRRPEIGDEVNIGEYSFSVLQVTGFRVVRVKALPLPPEEESEA
- the recO gene encoding DNA repair protein RecO, coding for MAQYQTEAILVATRDWGEADKMVTLFSREYGKITAFANGARRPKSPLAGGMQLFTHLDVRLAAGKNYDSVKQCEIKHSFRHVQEDFNCMAYGTFIAELVAELCPERQPEPQVFDLLVEVLIVLSLRNPRMVALAWAWQLLFIMGYYPQFKECVSCGQVLTLPGYFSLTSGGCVCTTCDHNDLLEVSDKIYNFITCLLHIDWKNPVEFTVSGTVLMQTEKILMEYLTHCLDKPLKSMNFIKQVSGVMQSGT
- a CDS encoding diacylglycerol kinase family protein, with the protein product MRKGNVLCAFRNAFRGIIYCARHERNMKIHLGAMVLVAFLAWWSKITKYELLILVITVASVLVAEMVNTAVETIVDMISPEFHPMAKIAKDVAAGAVLITAIVSLLVGYMLFFYRIWT
- the glyQ gene encoding glycine--tRNA ligase subunit alpha, with protein sequence MTFQEMILTLQNFWAEQNCILMQPYDVEKGAGTMNPATFLRALGPEPWNVAYVEPSRRPADGRYGENPNRLLQHHQYQVIMKPSPANIQELYLESLVRLGIDPSQHDIRFVEDNWESPTLGAWGLGWEVWLDGMEITQFTYFQQVGSIDVKPVSVEITYGLERLAMYIQGKENVYELEWVNGVTYGDVFHRNEVEQSHYNFEIADVNLLFQLFDMYEKEAIRIIESGFVLPAYDYVLKCSHTFNLLDARGAISVSERTGFIGRVRNMARLCAQGYLEQREKLGFPLLKEVK